Proteins from a genomic interval of Rhodococcoides fascians A25f:
- a CDS encoding phosphatase PAP2 family protein, which produces MGFDATVLDWMVGHRVEWLTTMFWIITTLGNTVSMFLLSAVVVVAVLRVGRRSDAVVVAGSMLTGWGLMNALKFAFARERPPIPERLVDIASHSFPSGHAMMSMLLATVAIAVMMRSPHPWLHRPVLRALPVVASLLIGFSRIYLGAHWTTDVLAGWVFGALWGLGWIYAVRQISARNQSAGR; this is translated from the coding sequence GTGGGCTTTGACGCGACAGTGCTGGACTGGATGGTCGGGCATCGAGTCGAATGGCTCACCACGATGTTCTGGATCATCACCACACTCGGCAACACGGTGTCGATGTTTCTGTTGTCCGCGGTGGTCGTCGTTGCGGTGCTTCGCGTCGGACGCAGGTCGGATGCCGTTGTCGTCGCGGGTTCGATGCTCACCGGCTGGGGTCTGATGAATGCGCTCAAATTCGCGTTCGCGCGGGAGCGTCCACCGATTCCGGAGCGGCTGGTGGATATTGCGAGCCATTCGTTTCCGTCGGGCCACGCGATGATGTCGATGTTGCTTGCCACGGTGGCGATCGCGGTGATGATGCGATCGCCGCATCCGTGGCTGCATCGGCCGGTACTGCGTGCGCTACCGGTGGTCGCGTCCCTGCTGATCGGATTCTCTCGGATCTATCTGGGTGCGCATTGGACCACGGACGTGCTGGCCGGCTGGGTGTTCGGTGCCCTGTGGGGGCTGGGATGGATCTATGCCGTCAGGCAGATCAGCGCGAGAAATCAGAGCGCTGGGCGATGA